The following coding sequences are from one Arthrobacter crystallopoietes window:
- a CDS encoding class I SAM-dependent methyltransferase: MVRGGPRMDDERRREFGSSFQQGGAHYDRVRPGYPDDAVDWLVPPSARDAADVGAGTGKYTAALLARGLRVTAVDPSADMLEQLAINYPAARIVLGTAEHTGIDNDAVDLVTVAQAWHWVDQAAASAEAARILRPGGTLGLIWNQLDVSIPWVHRLSRIMHAGDVYRPDFRPFIGPEFIRHEGHETHWADPLTPADLLELVKSRSYYLRASEQTRTKVLANLDWYLHEHLGHDREEVIQLPYLTLTWRAMKAHR, encoded by the coding sequence GTGGTTCGCGGCGGACCCCGGATGGACGACGAACGGCGCCGGGAGTTCGGCAGCAGCTTCCAGCAGGGTGGCGCGCATTATGACCGGGTCCGTCCCGGCTACCCCGATGACGCCGTCGATTGGCTGGTGCCGCCGTCGGCACGGGACGCCGCGGATGTAGGCGCCGGTACCGGAAAATATACGGCGGCGCTGCTGGCCCGCGGGCTGCGGGTGACCGCCGTGGATCCGTCGGCCGACATGCTGGAGCAACTGGCAATCAACTACCCCGCAGCCCGGATCGTACTGGGGACGGCCGAACATACCGGCATCGACAATGACGCCGTCGATCTGGTGACCGTGGCACAGGCCTGGCACTGGGTGGATCAGGCGGCGGCGAGCGCGGAGGCTGCCCGGATCCTGAGGCCCGGAGGAACGCTGGGCTTGATCTGGAACCAGCTCGATGTCTCCATTCCCTGGGTCCACCGGCTCTCGAGGATCATGCATGCCGGTGACGTTTACAGGCCGGACTTCCGCCCCTTCATCGGTCCTGAATTTATCCGGCATGAGGGCCACGAAACCCATTGGGCCGATCCACTGACGCCCGCCGACTTGCTGGAACTGGTCAAGTCGCGCAGCTACTACCTGCGGGCGAGCGAACAGACGCGCACAAAAGTCCTGGCCAATCTGGACTGGTACCTGCATGAACATCTGGGCCATGACCGGGAAGAGGTCATCCAGCTCCCCTACCTGACCCTGACTTGGCGCGCGATGAAGGCGCACCGCTAA
- a CDS encoding metal ABC transporter substrate-binding protein, giving the protein MPKKLGSMLAVILMSMLTACGPVGNGSAAAPKPSDERPMVLTTFTVLADLVRQVAGEHVRVESITKVGAEIHGYQPTPSDLVGAQDADLILDNGLGLERWFARFVTAVPAPHAVLSEGIDPVDIRSGNYEGKPNPHAWMSPEAAKVYVDNTVVALSELDPAHAADFHANGEHYKDQLDGVMQELKDAFQDSDAVAALVTCEGAFSYLARDAGLKEAFLWPVNSDAEGTPRQIKDTIAFVQQNQVPAVFCESTVNPGAMEQVAAATGAELVTPLYVDSLSGPDGPVPSHLDLIRHDIALIKEGLAS; this is encoded by the coding sequence ATGCCGAAAAAACTGGGGTCCATGCTGGCCGTCATCTTAATGAGCATGCTGACGGCCTGCGGTCCTGTGGGCAACGGTTCGGCTGCCGCCCCGAAGCCGTCCGACGAGCGCCCCATGGTGCTGACCACGTTCACGGTGCTTGCAGATCTGGTGCGTCAAGTGGCCGGTGAGCATGTGCGGGTGGAATCAATCACCAAGGTGGGCGCGGAGATCCACGGCTACCAGCCCACTCCTTCGGATCTGGTCGGCGCCCAGGATGCGGACCTGATTCTCGACAACGGGCTGGGCCTGGAGCGTTGGTTCGCCCGGTTTGTGACGGCGGTACCGGCCCCGCATGCAGTCCTGTCGGAAGGAATCGACCCCGTGGATATCCGCTCCGGGAACTACGAGGGCAAGCCCAATCCGCATGCCTGGATGTCGCCGGAGGCCGCCAAGGTCTATGTCGACAACACCGTCGTCGCCCTGAGCGAGCTGGATCCGGCGCATGCCGCGGACTTCCATGCCAACGGCGAACACTACAAGGACCAACTGGACGGTGTCATGCAGGAACTGAAGGACGCCTTCCAGGACAGCGACGCCGTTGCCGCCCTGGTGACCTGCGAGGGCGCTTTCTCCTATCTAGCGAGGGACGCCGGTCTGAAGGAAGCTTTCCTGTGGCCGGTGAACTCCGACGCCGAAGGTACCCCCCGGCAGATCAAAGACACCATCGCCTTTGTGCAGCAGAACCAGGTTCCGGCTGTGTTCTGCGAATCCACGGTAAATCCCGGCGCGATGGAACAGGTTGCCGCCGCGACCGGCGCCGAACTCGTCACCCCGCTCTACGTCGATTCGCTGTCCGGTCCCGACGGCCCGGTACCGAGCCATCTGGACCTTATCCGGCACGACATCGCCCTGATCAAAGAAGGACTCGCCTCATGA
- a CDS encoding metal ABC transporter ATP-binding protein produces MSVHELPTGAEAITVRSLHVAYNEVIALDGVTLTVRPQTICGLIGVNGSGKSTLFKSLMGLVQPTNGNVRLFGVEPKDARKLNVVSYVPQSEDVDWTFPVSVRDVVMMGRYGRLGPARRAHRADREAVAAALERVGLSELQHRQIGELSGGQRKRAFVARGIAQDAGLLLLDEPFAGVDKGSEGALISLFKELRNEGRTVLVSTHDLAGIPQLCDEAILLHQRVLAHGKPEAVLTNENLARAFGTALATAQEGAHHGRH; encoded by the coding sequence ATGAGTGTGCATGAACTTCCCACCGGCGCTGAGGCCATAACCGTGAGGTCGCTGCACGTGGCGTACAACGAGGTCATAGCCCTCGACGGCGTCACGCTGACCGTCCGGCCGCAGACTATTTGCGGGCTGATCGGCGTCAATGGGTCCGGCAAGTCCACGCTGTTCAAGTCCCTCATGGGCCTGGTCCAGCCGACCAACGGCAACGTACGGCTTTTCGGCGTCGAGCCCAAGGACGCACGGAAGCTCAACGTCGTCTCCTACGTTCCGCAGTCCGAGGATGTGGACTGGACGTTTCCCGTGTCCGTCCGCGACGTCGTCATGATGGGCCGCTATGGCCGGCTGGGACCGGCCCGCCGCGCGCACCGTGCCGATCGGGAGGCCGTGGCGGCAGCACTGGAACGCGTGGGACTGTCGGAGCTCCAGCACCGGCAGATCGGCGAGCTCTCGGGTGGTCAGCGGAAGCGGGCCTTCGTGGCGCGGGGAATCGCCCAAGATGCCGGGCTGCTGTTGCTCGATGAGCCGTTCGCCGGAGTGGACAAGGGCTCCGAGGGGGCCCTGATCAGCCTGTTCAAGGAACTGCGGAACGAAGGCCGGACCGTGCTGGTCTCGACCCATGACCTGGCCGGCATCCCCCAGCTCTGCGACGAAGCCATCCTGCTCCACCAGCGGGTGCTTGCGCATGGCAAACCCGAAGCGGTCCTGACCAACGAGAACCTCGCACGGGCCTTCGGTACAGCCCTGGCCACCGCCCAGGAAGGAGCGCATCATGGACGTCATTAA